GTATCGAGAAGGAGCTCGGGGAGCAGCTCGCCCAGTTCGAGAATGAGGGCAAGTTGCTCGAGGCGCAGCGCCTGCGCATGCGCACCGAGTACGACCTCGAGATGATGCAGGAGGTCGGCTACTGCAACGGCATCGAGAACTACTCGGGGCCGATCGACGGCCGCGGTCCCGGCGACCCGCCCTACACCCTGATCGACTACTTCCCCGACGACTTCCTGATGGTCATCGACGAGTCCCATGTCGCCGTGCCCCAGCTCCACGGCCAGTACGAGGGCGACCGCAGCCGCAAGCTCACCCTGATCGAACACGGCTTCCGCCTGCCGTCGGCCGCCGACAACCGGCCCCTGCGCTTCGAAGAGGTCATGGACCGGCTCAACCAGGTGGTGTTCCTCTCGGCCACCCCCGGGGCCTACGAGCTCGAGCGGTCGACCCAGGTCGTCGAGCAGATCGTGCGCCCGACCGGCCTGATCGATCCCGAGGTCATCGTCAAGCCCACCAAGGGCCAGATCGACGACATCCAGGAGCTCATCCAAGGGCGGGTCGAACGCCAGGAGCGGGTGCTCATCACGACACTCACCAAGAAGATGGCCGAGGACCTCACCGACTATCTGCTCGAACTCGGCGTGAAGGTGCGCTACCTCCACAGCGAGGTCGACACCATCCAGCGCATCGAGATCCTCCGCGATCTGCGGCTCGGCGAGTTCGACGTGCTCGTGGGCATCAACCTTCTCCGGGAGGGACTCGACCTGCCCGAGGTCTCCCTGGTCGCCATTCTCGATGCCGACAAGGAGGGCTTCCTGCGCAGCGAGACCTCGCTCATCCAGATGATCGGACGTGCGGCGCGTAACGTCGCCGGCCAGGTGGTGATGTACGCCGACCAGATGACCGACTCGATGCAGCGGGCGATCTCGGAGACCATGCGTCGCCGTGGCGTGCAGGAGGCCTACAACGCCGAGCACGGCATCGACCCCACGTCGATCCGCAAGGAGATCACCGACATCCTCTCGATGATCCGCCCGGCCGCCGACCGGGCGCCGGTGCCCGAAGCGCTGTCCGAGCTCGGGGCCAAGCGGCGGGCCACCGAGGACCTCAGCGACCTGCCCGAGGACGAGCTGGAGCGCCTCATCCGCACGCTCGAGGGAGAGATGCACGACGCCGCCGTCGACCTCCGCTTCGAGTACGCGGCCCGCTTGCGCGACGAGATCAAGGACCTCAAGCGCGAGTTGCGCGAGATGCGCTAGTGGTCCTCCAGATCCCGGCCGCCGTGCCGATGGGGGAGCGTGCTGACCGACACGCGCCCGACCGCACCATCCGAGGCACCGGAAGCGCCGTCTGGTGCCGTCCGCTGGCTCGAGGTCGTTGCGGTGCTGGTCCTGGTGCTCGCCGTTGCCCTTCTCGGCGATCCGTCGGCGAACTCCGGGTCCGATGCCGGCGGGAAGCTCGCCACCGTCGAGAACATCTCTGACCAGGGCCTGTCCGGCGTCGACCTCGGATACTGGGCGTCGGACGCCGACCCGCTCGGTGACCATCACCCGTTCTACAACACCACGCGCACAAGCCAGGGCTGGATCCAGGCGACCAGCGCGGTCATGCCGTCGATCTCCTCCGCCGGATCCCGGGTCGGCGGCGACCTCGGTGCGCTGGCGCTGTCGCTGCTCGCCGTCCCCGTCGGCGCGCTGGCTGCTGCGGCGCTGGCCCGCCAGCTCGGTGCGCCGACCGGTCGCCTCGCATTCTGGGTGATCGGTGCGGCGTCGCCCCTCACCTTCTACGGCACCGACCAGTGGGAACACGCGCCGGCGCTCGCCGTTGCGCTCTGGACGGTCGTGCTGATCCGGCGTCACCCCACCGGCCGACAGGCCCTGATCACCGGGGCACTCTTCGGGCTGGCGTTCATCCTGCGCCGCGAGACCGGGGCCCTCCTCGCCCTCGTGTGGCTGTCGGAACTCGCTCGGCCGGAACTCCGTCGGGACCGGCGCGAACTCGTTCGCCACCTCGTTGCGGCGTCGATCGCCGGGGTTGCGTGCCTGGGCATCGCGTTCGCGACCTACCAGTTCGACAAGCAGGTGCTCGGCCAGTCACTCGGCGGGCGGAGCCTCAGTCAGGCGGGCTCGGCCGGCAGCGACCTCGGTGAACGTCTCCACGACGGCGTGCTGACGACCATCAGCCTCTACACGGCGCTCGGTCCGGCCGAGATCGTGATGAGCCTCGGGGTATTCGTCGGTCTGGCCCTCGCCGCCCTCGGCTGGCGTCGTGACGACGAGTCCCTGACCCGCATCGGCATCGTCCTCGCGGCCGCCTGTGTCGCCATCCGCGTCGTGCTGGTCGGCACCGGCTTCGTCCCCGGCGCCTTCGCCGCGCTCCCGCTCGCCGCCGCCGCGCCGGTTCTTGCTCGACGCGACGGCCGACGCCTGGTGATCCTCGCCGCACTGGCCGTCGTCGCGGTCGTCGCCACCCAGTGGACCGGGTCGCTGGCGGCCCAATGGGGTGGACGCTACCTGTTGCTCCCCGCTGCCGTGATGGCCGTGGTCGCGTCGGCCGAGTTCGAACGGCGTGACCTACGCCACCCCGCCGCGGTGGCTGCGCTGGCCTGCACCGTGGCGATCGCGGCGCTGGGGCTCGTGTGGCACGTCGAGCGAACCAACGGCATCGCCGACATCCGTGACGGCGTGCTCGAGATCGCCGGTGACGACATCGTGATCAGCGCCAACGCCCACTTCCCGCGCGAGGTCGCGGCCGATGTGCTCGACCGACGCTGGCTGCGGGCCGATCGGGCCGACGACGTGGTCGATGCGCTCGCCGTCGCCCGGCAGAGTGCGCCGGGGGAGACCGTCTGGCTCCTGCATCGGGGCACGTGCGACGACGAGCCGTGCGGCCGACGGTGGAACGACGCCGCCGGCCATGCCGACCTCGCCGATTGGACCTCCGGTTCGGTCCACGCCGTGCCCTGGTTGGGGGCGGGAACCTACGTCCTCGAGGAGCTGGTCCCGGCCTGATCGCAGACGGGTGACAACGAACACGTGTTCGGCGTCACCGTCCCGATAGAGTGCCGCGGTGGCCGATCGACTCGTCATCCAGGGCGCCCGCGAACACAACCTCCGCAACGTCGACCTCGAGTTGCCGCGCGACAAGCTCATCGTCTTCACCGGTCTGTCCGGCAGCGGAAAATCGTCACTCGCCTTCGACACGATCTACGCCGAAGGACAGCGTCGCTACGTCGAGTCGCTGAGCGCCTACGCCCGCCAGTTCCTGGGCCAGATGGACAAGCCCGACGTCGACTTCATCGAGGGTCTGTCGCCGGCCATCTCGATCGACCAGAAGAGTGCTTCGCGCAACCCGCGGTCCACCGTCGGCACCGTCACCGAGGTCTACGACTACCTGCGGTTGCTGTTCGCGCGCATCGGTGTGCCCCATGATCCGGAGACGGGCGAGGAACTCGTCCGCCAGACCCCGCAGCAGATCGTCGACAAGATCCTCGCCATGGAGGAGGGCACACGTTTCCAGGTGCTCGCACCGGTCGTGAGGGGCCGCAAGGGCACCTACGACACGATGCTCCAGGATCTCGCCACCCAGGGCTATGCCCGCGCCATCGTCGACGGCGAACTGATCGAGCTGGGCGAAGAGGTCGAACTCGAGCTCGAACGCTACGAAACCCACGACGTGTCGGTCGTGGTCGACCGGCTGGTGCTGCGCGACGGAATCGAGCGTCGCCTGACCGACTCGATCGAGACGGCGCTCACGCTCACGGGCGGCCTCGCCGAGATGCAGATCGTGAAGAAGGAGGGCAAGGGCCCCGACGAGACGATCGTCTTCAGCCAGCATCTCTCCCGGCCCTCCGACGGGAAGTCGTTCGAGGAGCTCGCCCCCCGCAACTTCTCGTTCAACTCGCCCTACGGCGCGTGCACCCACTGCGACGGTCTCGGCACGGTGTTCGAGGTCGATCCGCAGCTCGTCGTGCCCGATCCCGAGGCGACGGTCGCCGGCGGCGCGATCAGCCCGTGGGCCGGTGGCCGGAGTCGCTACTTCTCGCGACTGGTCGAGGCGATCTGCGACGAATACGACATCCCCGCCGACAAGCCGTGGGACGAGCTCACCACGAAGCAGCGCGACCTGCTGCTCTACGGCAAGGGAGTGAAGGACCGCATCGAGGTCCGCTACAAGAACCGCTACGGACGCACTCGCACCTACCAGGCCAAGTACGAGGGTGTCCTGCCGTATCTGATGCGACGCCACGACGAGGCAGAGTCCGACAGCGCCCGCGACGCCATCGAGGGCTACATGCGCCAGGTGCACTGCCACGAGTGCGGCGGCTCCCGGCTCAACCCGCTCTCGATGGCCGTCACGATCGACGGCCACACGATCCACGACCTCTGCGCAATGTCGATCGCCGACGCGGCGAAGACGCTCGGCGAGATGGTGCTGAACGATCGCGATTCCATCATCGCCGAGCAGGTGCTCAAGGAGATCAACGCCCGTCTCGGCTTCCTCCTCGACGTCGGCCTCGACTATCTGAGCATGTCGCGCTCGGCGGCCACGCTCGCCGGCGGCGAAGCCCAACGCATCCGCCTCGCGTCGCAGGTCGGCTCGGGGCTGGTCGGTGTGCTGTACGTGCTCGACGAACCGTCGATCGGGCTCCACCAACGCGACAATCAGCGTTTGATCGAGACGCTGCTTCGCATGCGTGATCTCGGCAACACCGTGCTCGTGGTCGAGCACGACGAAGACACGATGAAGGTGGCCGACCATGTGGTCGACATCGGTCCCGGCGCCGGCGAGCACGGTGGCGACATCGTGCACTCGGGCACCTACAAGCAGCTCCTCAAGAACAAGAAGTCGATCACCGGCCAGTACCTCTCAGGCAAGCGCAAGATCGAGGTGCCGGGCGTTCGGCGGATCGGCGACGGCAACAAGCTGATCGTGAAGGGTGCCCGGGAGAACAACCTGAAGAACATCGACGCCGAGTTCCCCCTCGGCATGTTCGTGTGTGTCAGTGGCGTGTCGGGATCGGGCAAGTCCACCCTGGTCAACGACATCCTCCACCGCTCCCTGATGCAGAGCATCTACTCCTCCAAGGTGCCGCCCGGGCTCCACACCCGGGTCGAGGGCATCGAACACCTCGACAAGGTGATCGCCATCGACCAGTCGCCGATCGGTCGCACACCGCGCTCGAACCCGGCCACCTACACCGGCGTGTTCGACCACGTCCGCAAGCTCTTCGCCCAGACGCAGGAAGCAAAGGTCCGCGGCTACCTGCCCGGTCGCTTCTCGTTCAACGTGAAAGGCGGCCGCTGCGAGGCGTGTCAGGGCGACGGCACCATCAAGATCGAGATGCACTTCCTCCCCGATGTCTACGTCCCGTGTGAGGTCTGCAAGGGCAAGCGTTACAACCGCGACACCCTCGAGATCGACTTCAAGGGCAAGAACATCGCCGAGGTTCTCCAGTTGCCTTGCGCCGATGCCCTCGAGTTCTTCGCCAACCAGCCGGTGATCTCACGCCACATGCAGACCCTCGTCGACGTCGGACTCGGCTACGTCCGCCTCGGTCAGCCCGCCCCCACGCTCTCGGGCGGCGAAGCGCAGCGAGTGAAGCTGGCGAGCGAGCTGGCCAAACGGTCCACCGGCCACACGATCTACATCCTCGACGAGCCGACCACCGGGCTTCATTTCGAGGACATCCGCAAGCTGCTGGGCGTGCTCGGTCGCCTCGTCGACCAGGGCAACACGGTGCTGGTCATCGAGCACAATCTCGACGTGATCAAGACCGCCGACTGGCTGCTCGATCTGGGGCCCGAAGGTGGCTCCGGTGGCGGACAGATCCTCGTCGCCGGCACGCCGGAAACGGTCGCAGAGACGCCGGAGAGCTACACCGGCAAGTTCCTCGCTCCGCTGCTCGATTCGTAGCTGATTGGCCCTCTATGGGCCTTGAGAACCATCCGCGGGTGCCGATGGGACCCTATGGAACGGTTTCGAACGGCCTGTGGGTCGTCCGCCGCAGCAGGGCGCCCCCTGTGCTGACGCGCCGTTTCGCCTTTCTCGTCACCTACGGCGGTATCGCCGCAGTGGTTCTCGGCCTGTCGAAGGCCCACGCCACGTGGGTCGCCGACCCGTCCTACGACTTCAGCCGTAGCTTTCGGCTTCCGTGGGCCGTGGTGTTCGTCGGCTTCCTGTCCGCCGCGGCCTACTCGGTCGGCCTGCCCGACGTGCCCCGCAAGCTCCGCCAGATCGTCGCCGCATCGATGACGGCGGTCGGATTCGCCATCGCCGCGGTTTCCGCGTCCCAGCTCGTCGTGGGCAGTGCGCTGATGCCGCGCTTCGTGATCGTCGCCTCGGCGGCCGCCCTGGTGCCCTGGTTCACGATGAGTGCGCTGCTCGCGTCGCGCGGCCATAAGCGGGCCCGTCAGCTGGACCGTGCCGTCGTGATCGGCGCCCAAGAGGACAGCACCTCACTCGTGCACGAACTGGACGAATACTCCGAGCGCCCCGGCCGGGTGGTCGCGGTGCTGCATCCCGACGAGGCGATGCCGTCGGCCGCCGACCGGTTCCCGGTGCGCACCGCCGTCGAGTCACTGGAAGCCACGGTGGTGGTGCTCGATCGTGACGCCCAATCCAGCCAGGCGATCGTGGACCAGGTCGCCCTCCTGCACGAGCGGGGGATTCGGGTCCGCACGCTTTCGCTGTTCTACGAGCAGTGGCTCGGCAAGCTGCCGATCGGTGAGCTCGAACGGGTGTCGCTCATGTTCGACATCGGCGAGATCCACCGCCTCCGCTACGGCCGGCTGAAGCGACTGCTCGACCTGTCCGTGGCGGTCATGCTGCTGCCGGCCCTTGCCGTCGCCGTGCCGTTCGTGATGGCCGGGAACCTCATCGCCAACCGGGGCCCGCTCTTCTACCACCAGGACCGAGTCGGCAAGAGCGGTGCGGTCTTTCGGATCCACAAGTTCCGGACGATGAGCGGGTCCGACGCGCCGGCGGTGCCCTCGGAGTGGACCGACGTCGACGACGACCGTGTCACCGGTTTCGGCGCGCTGCTGCGGGCCAGTCACCTCGACGAACTGCCGCAGATCGTCAACATCCTGCGCGGCGACCTCTCGCTGGTCGGCCCCCGCCCCGAGCAGCCGCACTATGTCGAACAGCTCGCCGCGAAGCTGCCCTACTACGAGCTTCGTCACCTCGTGCAGCCCGGTCTCACCGGCTGGGCCCAGGTGAAGTTCCGCTACGCCCGCTCCGAGGCCGACGCCCTCGAGAAGCTCCAGTACGAGTTCTACTACCTGAGGCGACAGGCGCTGGCCGTCGACCTCCGGATCCTCGTTCGCACACTGCGGACGATCGTCCCGATGGGAGGCCACTGATGGCTGTCACCGACCATGTCCGACGCGCCGAGGTCACGCCGCCCCGCGAGTCCCGTCCGGCGGAGCCGATCGTCACGATCGCGCTCCCGATGCTGAACGAGAGCCGCTACATCATGGCGTGTCTCGACAGCTTCGCCGCGCAGGACTATCCCCTCGAACTGCTCGACGTGATGGTCATCGACGGGGGCTCCGACGACGGCTGCCGACTCGTCGTGCAGGCCTACGCCGACGTCAACCCCTGGGTCCGGATCGTCGACAATCCCGAGGGCACGGCCTCGGCCGCCTTCAATCTCGGCATGAACGAGGCCCGCGGTGAGGTCGTGTGCCTCTTTTCCTCGCACGGCGTCGCCGACCCGAGCTACGTCTCGCGCAGTGTCGCCGCCCTGCACCGCTCGGGCGCGGCCGGTGTGGGCGGCTCGTACCGCCACGAAGGCCTCGATGCGGCGTCGAACGCCATCGGCCAGGCGATGGTGTCACGTGTCGGCATGGCGTCGCCGCACCGTTTCGCCGACGAAGCGCGCGATGTCGACACGATCTCACACCCCATGTACTGGCGCGACGCCATGCTCGCCGTCGGTGGGTTCGACACCGCGCTGTTGCGCAACTCGGACTACGAATTCAACTATCGGATGCGGGCCGCCGGGCACCGTCTGCACTTCGACCCGGAGATCGGCTCGGTCTACCGACCCCGGCCGAACCTGAACAGCCTGTTCCGCCAGTTCTGGTACTACGGCAAGTGGAAGGCGATGGTGGCCGAGCAGCACCCGGCGTCACTGCGACCACGTCACCTGGTCGCGCCGGCGGCTGCGGCGGGCGCCGCGGTCACGCCGTTGTTGCTGCTGAATCGACGCACGCGACTGCTCGCCGCCGCCGGCTGGGGCACATATGGCGCAGTGATTGCCTTTGGAGTCGCCGCCGTCGACCGAAAGGAACGGGACGTGTCGCTACCGACACTGGCCGCTGCCTTTCCCGTCATGCACATGGCGTGGGGCGCCGGCTTCATCAAGAGCGTGATTTCACGGGTCCTGGGAGGGAGCACGAGATGAGCATCGGCATCGCTGTCGTCGGCTACGGCTACTGGGGGGTCAACCTCGCTCGCAACGTCGCGAGTGCTCCCACCACGGAACTGGTGGGTGTCGTCGACCCGGGCAGCGATCGTCGTGATCTCGCGCATGTCAACCATTCGGGCATCACCTCCTGGGACTCGATCCACGACGCCCTCGACGACGAACGGGTGCAGGCCATCGTGCTCGCGACACCGGCGAGCACCCACGTCGACCTTGCCCTCGCCGCCCTCGAACGGGGCCGCGACATCCTGGTCGAGAAGCCGCTGGCCGAAACCAGCGCCGATGCCGAGAAGCTCTGCAACGTCGCCGCCGACAACGGGCTGATCCTCATGGTCGGCCACACGTTCCTCTACTCGCCCACGGTCCTGCGGCTCAAGGAGCTGGTCGATCAGGGCGACCTCGGCGCCATCCAGTACCTGTACTCGCAGCGGCTGAGCCTCGGCCGCATCCGCCGTGACTGCAACGCGCTGTGGAACTTCGCGCCGCACGACGTCTCGATCATGTTGCACCTGCTCGATGAGCCGGTGGTCGAGGTGACCGCCAAGGGCTTCTCGTTCATCGAGCCCGGCATCGACGACGTCTGCTTCGCAAGCCTCACTTTCGAGAGCGGGATCGGTGCCAACCTGCACGTCAGCTGGATCGACCCTCGCAAGACGCGTCTCACCACAGTGGTCGGCGACGAGAAGATGGCGATCTACAACGACGTGTCCGTCGACCAGCCCTTGTGGCTCGTCGACTCCGGCGTGGCCAAGGACCGTGACCTCGGCGAATACGAGAGCATGAGCGACTTCCAGTGGCGAACCCGCTCGGGCGACATCCTGATTCCGCGGATCGAGATGTCCGAGCCGCTCAAGAACGAGCTCACCGCGTTCGGCGAGGCCTGCGCCACCCGTACGCCGCCCCGCACCGATGGCCGGCACGGCCTCGACGTCGTGCGGGTGCTGGAGACGATCGATCGCTCGGCCCAGGCCAACGGTCGCCCGATGGAGGTCCCGCAGTGAGCACCGCCGCCCTCACCGGTGTCGTCCCCTTCCAGGACCTCGGCCGACTCCACGAATCGATCGTCGACGAACTCAACGAGGCCATACAAGGGGTGATGGCCACGTCGTCCTTCGTGGGCGCCGCCTCGGCCCAGAGCTTCGAGTCGGCCTTCGCCGCGGCCCACGGGGTCGACCACGCGGTCGGCGTCGGCTCGGGCACGGACGCGCTCGCACTGGCGCTGCGCGGCCTGGGCATCGGCCCGGGCGACGAAGTGATCGTGCCGTCCATGACGTTCGTGGCGACCGCCGAGGCGGTGGTCCACGTCGGGGCGACCCCGGTCATCGTCGACGTCGATCCTGCAACCCTGCTGATCGACGGTGCCGCAGTGGCTGCGGCCCGCACCGCTCGGACCGCGGCGGTCATGCCGGTCCATCTCTACGGCCACGCGGTGCCCTTCGACCTCATCCGCGAATGGCAGGCCGACGGCCTGAGAGTGATCGAGGACGCCGCCCAGGCCCACCTCGCCACCTGGCGTGGCGAAGGCGTCGGCACCGTGGGCGATGTCGCCTGCTTCAGCTTCTATCCGGGCAAGAACCTCGGCGCCATGGGCGACGGGGGAGCGGTCGCCACCAACGACGAGTCGACTGCGCAGCGCATCGCCAAGCTGCGCGACCACGGCCGCGAGTCCAAGTACCTGCACGACGAGATCGGCTGGTGTTCACGCCTCGACGGGATGCAGGCCGCGATCCTCGAGGTCAAGCTCCGCCATCTGCCGGAGTGGACCGAGACCCGACGCGTGCTCGCGGAGCGCTACCGGGAACGCCTCGGCGATCGCCTGGTGCCATGGGAACCCGGCGCCGTCCACCACCTGCTCGTGACCCGACCCGGCGCGTCCATCCGCGACGGGCTCCAGGCCGAGCTGAGCGCGCGGGGGATCGGCGTCGGAGTCCACTATCCGGTGGCCCTCAGCCAGCAGCCCTCGGTGGCGCAGTACGCCGCATCGCCGACGCCGAACGCCGAGGCCGCGGCGGCCGACATCCTGTCGTTGCCGATGGACCCCCTGATGAAGCTCACCGAAGTGGAGCTCGTTTGTGACCAGGTCGTCGACTTGTGGTGACCGCCCTCGGGCTCCAGCGCGGACTCGCGCCGCTCGGGGGTGACGCCCGTGCGTTCGTGCACGAGTCGTCCTACGTCGACGACGGTGCCGTTGTCGGCGACGGCACGCGGATCTGGCACTTCTCCCACGTCCTCCGGGATGCCCGCATCGGCCACGACTGCAACATCGGCCAGAACGTGATGATCGGCGCTGAAGTGGTGGTCGGCGACCGCTGCAAGATCCAGAACAACGTCAGCGTCTACGAGAACGTCACGCTCGAGGACGGCGTGTTCTGCGGCCCCAGCTGTGTGTTCACCAACGTGATCAACCCGCGAGCCGAGATCGAACGCAAGAACGAACTCCGCCCCACCCGCGTCGGGCGGGGTGCCTCCATCGGAGCCAACGCCACCATCGTGTGCGGCAACGACATCGGCGAGTACGCGTTCGTCGCTGCCGGCGCGGTGGTCACGGCCGATGTGCCCGCTCACGCGCTCGTCGTCGGCCTCCCCGGGCGCCGCGTCGGCTGGGTAAGCCGGGCCGGCCACGTGCTCGGCGACGATCTGATCTGCCCCGAAACCGGTGACCTTCACGTCCTCGCCGCGCACGGCGGCCTCGAGGTCGTCGCGTGAGTCAACCGGAGAACGGCTGGTCGCAGGGCGTCGCGAGAAAGATCTCCCAGCTTCTCTCGGCCCGGCTCCTCGCGCAGGTGATCGGCATCGGGTGGTTCCTGGTCCTCGCCCGCGTGCTCGACGCCGGCGAGCTTGGTGTGCTGTCGGCCGGTCTGGTCGCGTTCGCCGCCGTCTCCGTGGTCGCCGACCTCGGCACGACCTGGTCGATCGCCCGCATCGTGACCGCCGACCCCGAACAGGCGTGGCCCGTCTACGTGCAGGCCGTCGCCGTGCGTATGACCGCGATCGCGGTCATCGGTTCCGCCATCACCGCAGTTGCCGCGCCACTCGTGGAGAGCCGGGTTCTCCTCGCCATCGCCATCGGTGTGGGCATCGCGTTCGTCTCGGGACTGGCCGAGCTCGGCATGTCGACGCTGCGCTCCATCGGCGCGATCCGCCTCGAGTCGCTGGCCCTTCCGGCCGAACGACTGGGCTTCGTCGCTCTGGCGGCGGTCGTCGTGAGCTCGGGCCGCGGCGCCAACGCGGTGCTGCTCGTCTATCTCTTCACCAACGGTGTCACCGCCGCGCTGACCTTCCGTCGGCTCCACCGCGACCTTCGACCGGTCCGCCCGGAGAACGTGGCACGCCTCTGGTCGGCGGAGACCCGTCGCGTCGGTGTGGCGTTCGCCGTACTGGCGCTCGGACCCCGGGCCAACGCCCTGGTTCTCGTCCTGCTCGCCTCGCGTCTCGAGGTTGCCGACTACTCGGTGGCCGCCCGTCCGGTGGAGCAGCTCGCCCTCACCGTGATCGGGTTCGGCACCACCATGCTTCCGCTCCTGCGCAACGACGCCGAGAGCGGCGCCGATCCGGGCGCCCGCATCGGCGGTGTGGCCGCCGCCGTCGTGTTGGCCGCCCTCCCGGGCGTCCTGTGGGTCACGCTCGACCCCACGGCCGCCATCGAGCTGCTCTACGGCGCCGGACGCTACCCGGGAGCCCCGATCGTCCTGAGCCTCGTCGCCCTGGTGACCATCACCTGGCCGCTGCGCGGTCTGGCCGGCATCGTGATGGTGGCCCGCGAGAAGGCATCCGACCTGGCCCGGGTCTCGCTGGCCGGCCTGGTGCTCAACCTCGCAGCCGCGGTTCCGCTGGTGGCCTACCACGGCGCGGCCGGCGCCGCCGCCGCCCTCGTGGTCACCGATCTCGTCACCGCAGTGGTGCTCCTCGTGCGGGCCGACGTCGGTGTGCCCGCCGGGTTGGAACGTCCCCTGACGCTCGCCGTCGGCATCTCGTTCGTCAGCGGTCTCGTGGCCGCTGCCTCCCCGACGCTGGTCGCCCCACTGGTGGTCGCCATCGGAACGGTGGCGGCCCTCGGCATCGGCTTGCGCGCCAACCGCAACATCGCCCGGGCGGGAGAAGTCCAATGGGCGTGACCAGGACCGCAGTGCTCGGCTGGTCCCGAACCAGGGTCCAGCTCGACGCCGACGCGATCGTGCTCGACGTGGGCGCCGGAGCCTGGCCCAACGACGCGGCCACCATCGCGTGTGACCGATCACTCGACGAGGACATCCATCGCACCGGTCGGGCGACGAAGGTCGACCGGCCCTTCGTGATCTGTGATGCCACGGCGCTGCCGTTTCGCGACGGCGCGATCGACTTCGTGATCGCCAGCCACATCGCCGAGCACATCGACGACCCCGAGGCGTTCT
The genomic region above belongs to Acidimicrobiales bacterium and contains:
- a CDS encoding DegT/DnrJ/EryC1/StrS family aminotransferase, with the protein product MSTAALTGVVPFQDLGRLHESIVDELNEAIQGVMATSSFVGAASAQSFESAFAAAHGVDHAVGVGSGTDALALALRGLGIGPGDEVIVPSMTFVATAEAVVHVGATPVIVDVDPATLLIDGAAVAAARTARTAAVMPVHLYGHAVPFDLIREWQADGLRVIEDAAQAHLATWRGEGVGTVGDVACFSFYPGKNLGAMGDGGAVATNDESTAQRIAKLRDHGRESKYLHDEIGWCSRLDGMQAAILEVKLRHLPEWTETRRVLAERYRERLGDRLVPWEPGAVHHLLVTRPGASIRDGLQAELSARGIGVGVHYPVALSQQPSVAQYAASPTPNAEAAAADILSLPMDPLMKLTEVELVCDQVVDLW
- a CDS encoding acyltransferase codes for the protein MTALGLQRGLAPLGGDARAFVHESSYVDDGAVVGDGTRIWHFSHVLRDARIGHDCNIGQNVMIGAEVVVGDRCKIQNNVSVYENVTLEDGVFCGPSCVFTNVINPRAEIERKNELRPTRVGRGASIGANATIVCGNDIGEYAFVAAGAVVTADVPAHALVVGLPGRRVGWVSRAGHVLGDDLICPETGDLHVLAAHGGLEVVA